The proteins below come from a single Papaver somniferum cultivar HN1 chromosome 11, ASM357369v1, whole genome shotgun sequence genomic window:
- the LOC113322167 gene encoding probable sugar phosphate/phosphate translocator At3g11320, which translates to MSSMKGSNSRFFTIGLVTAWYSSNIGVLLLNKYLLSNYGFKYPIFLTMCHMTACSLFSYVAIAWMKMVPMQTIRSRVQFMKIAALSLVFCASVVSGNVSLRFLPVSFNQAIGATTPFFTAVFAYIMTVKREAWLTYATLVPVVTGVVIASGGEPSFHLFGFIMCVGATAARALKSVLQGILLTNEGEKLNSMNLLLYMAPIAVVFLLPATLFMEENVVGITLALAREDVKIIWYLLFNSALAYFVNLTNFLVTKHTSALTLQVLGNAKGAVAVVVSILIFRNPVSVTGMLGYSLTVFGVILYSEAKKRSSK; encoded by the exons atgtcGTCAATGAAGGGTAGTAACAGTAGATTCTTCACGATCGGGTTAGTAACAGCGTGGTATTCATCAAATATTGGGGTGTTGCTGTTGAACAAGTATTTGTTAAGTAACTACGGATTCAAATACCCTATCTTCTTAACTATGTGTCATATGACAGCATGTTCATTGTTTAGTTATGTTGCAATTGCTTGGATGAAAATGGTACCTATGCAAACAATTAGGTCTAGAGTTCAATTTATGAAGATCGCAGCATTGAGTCTTGTGTTTTGTGCATCAGTTGTTAGTGGGAATGTTTCGTTGAGGTTTTTGCCTGTTTCTTTCAATCAAGCTATTGGTGCTACTACACCTTTCTTTACAGCTGTGTTTGCTTATATTATGACTGTTAAAAGAGAAGCTTGGCTTACTTATGCGACCCTTGTTCCTGTTGTTACTGGAGTTGTCATTGCATCCGGG GGTGAACCAAGTTTCCATCTATTTGGCTTTATAATGTGTGTCGGTGCTACTGCTGCCAGGGCGCTAAAGTCAGTGCTACAAGGAATTCTACTGACCAATGAAGG GGAAAAGTTGAACTCAATGAACCTCCTTTTGTACATGGCTCCAATAGCGGTGGTATTCCTTCTTCCTGCAACtcttttcatggaagaaaatgtggTTGGAATCACGCTGGCACTTGCAAGGGAGGATGTGAAGATCATATGGTACCTGCTCTTCAATTCTGCGCTGGCTTATTTTGTAAATTTGACAAACTTCTTGGTCACGAAACACACCAGTGCTTTGACACTCCAG GTTTTGGGTAATGCAAAAGGGGCTGTTGCTGTGGTTGTTTCAATTCTCATCTTCAGAAACCCAGTCTCTGTGACTGGAATGCTTGGGTACTCTCTTACAGTCTTCGGAGTTATCCTCTACAGTGAagccaagaaaagaagtagcaaatGA
- the LOC113320401 gene encoding proliferating cell nuclear antigen, with protein MLELRLVQGSLLKKVMESLKDLVNDANFDCSATGFSLQAMDSSHVALVALLLRSEGFEHYRCDRNISMGMKLENLTKILKCAGNDDIITIKGDDGGDTVTFMFESPSQDKIADFEMKLMDIDSEHLGIPDAEYQAIVRMPSAEFARICKDLSTIGDTVVISVTKEGVKFSTKGDIGTANIVCRQNTTVDKPEEATVIEMQEPVSLTFALRYMNSFTKATPLSNTVTISLSSELPVVVEYKIAEMGYIRFYLAPKIEEDEEDTKPQV; from the exons ATGTTGGAACTAAGGTTGGTGCAAGGGAGTTTGTTGAAGAAAGTAATGGAATCATTGAAAGATCTAGTTAATGATGCAAACTTTGATTGTTCAGCAACTGGGTTCTCTCTACAAGCTATGGATTCAAGTCATGTAGCTCTTGTTGCTCTGTTACTTAGATCTGAAGGTTTTGAACATTATCGATGTGACCGTAATATCTCTATGGGTATGAAGCTCGAAAATTTGACAAAGATCTTGAAGTGTGCTGGTAATGATGATATTATCACCATtaaaggtgatgatggtggtgatacTGTTACCTTCATGTTTGAAAGCCCTA GTCAGGATAAGATTGCTGATTTTGAAATGAAGTTGATGGACATTGATAGCGAACATCTTGGTATTCCGGATGCCGAGTATCAAGCTATAGTCAGGATGCCGTCCGCTGAGTTTGCAAGGATTTGCAAGGACTTGAGCACCATTGGAGATACTG TTGTAATCTCTGTGACAAAAGAAGGTGTGAAGTTCTCCACAAAGGGTGATATTGGGACTGCAAATATCGTCTGCAGGCAGAACACAACTGTTGATAAG CCAGAAGAAGCTACTGTCATTGAGATGCAGGAACCAGTATCACTAACATTTGCACTCCGATATATGAACTCTTTCACCAAAGCAACACCATTGTCCAACACCGTAACTATCAGCTTGTCTTCGGAGTTGCCTGTTGTCGTTGAATACAAGATTGCTGAAATGGGTTATATTAGGTTCTACCTGGCTCCCAAGattgaagaagatgaggaagatacAAAGCCCCAAGTTTGA